The window TCATCTCGAATAATATCAATATATCGTCTAGCCTTATCTTCACTGTTATGAATGGTATACACATCCCGCTGTGCCAATTCCAGCTGACAACCTTGTGCGGCTTTTAGCGTCTTTTGAATATGCTGTCGAAAAGCACCTTCATCCAGTGTTTTATTAACACCTAAAAAGTTAGGACTTGGCTTACGGAGATACACCACTTTTTTCCCTTTTAATTGGGCACCCATATAGGCTTCATCACACCATGGTGAAATGGATACTTTTCTTAAATTGGTCAACTTGGAAATATCTTTTTCCCAAAAAGAATGAACAGGCTCACAACAGCCATAAGAGAGCAAACCAAATATTTTAGAAATCTTCTCGTAACAGGGAAAAATAAATGTATCAAACATGTCAGGGGATATGCCCACCGTTTCTTGTGAATCCATGTATCCCCAGACATCTTCTGTTCTTAGAGGCTTATCTGCTGTATGGGGTAAGTCATCGGTATAACATAAACTGCCTTGACATAATAATTCTTTATCTGTGGTTGGAAACAGGAGTCCTTCTTTTTCCATCCATTTAAAGTATGCAATGTAATCATCAGCAACTCTGTCTATAACTTCTTTAAATAGATCGGGATAATCATACATGGAAAATAACATGGTTTCCATGCCCATCATATGGACAAGTTTCTGAGTAGGACTTGCATCTAAGCTTCCCATTTGCATTTTTGTTGGCAGAATATCACCAAAGATATCATCCACAAAATCCTTATAGCGGTGTGTCTCTTTTCGATGTACGCCAAAAGTGGAGGGCTTAAGCTTATCCACATCCTCTTTCAGATTGGAAATAACATGTTGAAACTGATGTCCCAAATCACTGCCCTTGCCATCAGAAGCATGCACAGTCCCTATCTTCATATCAAAGAGATTAAAATAGGTGTCCCAAGCAATGGGGAAATAATCTGGAACCACCCGATCATCCCCAAACACTTCAAAATTTAAGAACTGACTGTAAAGTGAGGTTTCTAGACGTCTTCCTGCTTCCGTTTCACAGCGTAGCCTCTTGGGTATGAGCTCATGACCAAATGTCCAAAGTTCCAGATGAATCATGGGACGACCTTTCTCAAATCGGCTATGGCGCTGCCATTCTTTATGAATGTCTATATTACGTTCTGAATTGGCATGTTCAAGCTGCTTGTGAGCCACTTCTCTTAATATTGCTTTATCATGGACTGTCACTTTCATGATGTATTCTCCTTTCAAAACACGAGTATATACTTTTATTATAAAGGTATTATACCATTTATTAGTGGTCACTAGAATCCACAACCTTGCTTGAAAGATACACAATATTGCTCTATACTATTCTTAGGAGGTGTCCTCATGGATAAAAAAGCAAACATTTATTTAAAGCCTCATCCAATAGATGCTCATGAAGAAGTTATTATCAATATTACAGGCTACTATGAACACATTAAAAATCATCAAATAACCCGTCAAGGTTCAACATGTGCTGATGAAGCTATTTTTATCTATTGTCTTGAAGGGGCTGGCTGGTTAACAACAGATAATAAAACATATGTTGTGGATAAGGGTATGGCTATCTTTTGTGACCAAAAAGCGCCTCATGCCTATGGGTCTAATGGGCTTAATCCATGGACCATATTATGGGTTCATTTTACAGGTCCTTTTGTAGACTATTTTTCAAATGCCCTTCATGCAAAAGCACAATGCACTGCCTTATCCATCGGATATCATACACATATTGTTCAATACATGAAACAGATTTTGAAGCTCCTAGATACGCCTGATGAGCCCTTAAAAAGACGAACAGCGTACAGCTATCTAAAAGTGTGTTTATGTGAGGTGCTGATGCATGTTCAAGAAAACAGGTCTAAGAATATCACGGCTAATGCCTATGTGGATCAAAGTATTCTCATCATGGAACAATACCTTCATCATTCCCTGAGTCTGGATGAACTCTGTCATGCCATTGGTCTATCTAAATATTATTTTTCAAGACAGTTCAAATTGGCAACAGGTCTTCCTCCCATGACTTACTTTAACCGCTTGAAGATTCAAAAAGCCTCCCATTTACTGGTGACAACTGATGACCGTATTCAAGAAATTAGTGCTCACTTGGGTTTCTCCAATCCTTATTATTTTTCAGAGACTTTTAAGCAATTCACAGGCTTTTCACCTAGAGAATACAAACATATGCATGGTAAAAAATATTAAGCACACAGACATTACTACTTTGAAACAAGGAAGATAAACCCTTGCATCTTAATATCCTTTAAAAAGTAATGAATATACTTAATGTAGGTGAATATGAAATTGTGTACAATAATATCATCAACGACGATAAGGAAGTGAGCCTGTGCTATACAAACTTGATTGGGAGAAGACACAACAAAAGTTTAAAGAATATTGGGCCAAAGAAAATCATGACCGTCCTTTAATCAGCATCACGGCACCCCGTGATGGCTATAAAAAAAATCTGCCAAAAGCACCTGAAAAGCTTGAAGAGCGATGGCTGGATACTGACTATGTTATCAAGCGAGGCAGAGAAAATATGGCAGCTACCTATTATGGTGGTGAAGCCTTTCCCATGAACTGGCCTAACCTTGGACCGGATATTTTTGGGGCAACCTTTGGCTGTGATATTATCTTTGAAGAAGATACCAGCTATGCTAAACCGATTATAGACAACTGGCATGACCAACCGTTGGTTTTTGACCCACAGAACAAATGGTGGCAGAAAATGATGCACATGACAGAAGCCATGGTTGCTGATGCAAAAGGGGACTATTTTGTAGGTATAACCGATCTGCATGCAGGAGCAGATGGCTTAGTATCCCTTAGAGGACCTGAGAATCTCTGCTTAGATTTATATGATCATCTTGAGGTGGTAAAAAAAGCCCTTTTTCAATTGCTGCCTGTTTTTCAGAAACAATTGGATACCCTCTATGACATGACAACTAAGAATTTGGCCGGTAGTTCCAATTGGATGGGTGTATGGCATCCTGAAAAGTGGTACGTCACAAGCAGCGATTTTATCTGCATGATTTCAGAGGAGCAATTTGAGCATTTTGTCCTTCCTGAACTCTTAGAAGAAATTAATTGGCTAAGTGAAAGAACCATTTTCCATCTGGATGGACCAGGGGCATTAAAGCATCTGGACCGCTTATTGGAAATACCTAACCTATCAGGTATTCAATGGGTGTACGGTGCTGGACAGCCTACTGCCGCACACTGGGTGCCTATATTAAAAAAAATCCAGAATGCTGGAAAGCTTATTCAAGTAGAAATTGTGCCGGAGGATCTGGATGTTTTGTTAGAAGAATTAAATCCAGAAGGCGTCATGTACTTCACTAAACCGCGCCAAACCGAAGAAGAAGCAAAAGCCATTATTAAAAAAATGGAGAATGCCTACAAAAAGAAGTTATACTGATTAAGGGATGTACTCATCTTTCTCAGTATTAGATATAAGGTAAGTCAGACTGACCCTTAAGGGCAACTCATCTTTGGTTTCGAAAACGGGATGGTGTTTTACCCGTAAATTTTTTAAATGTAGTGTTAAAATGCGTTGTATTATTAAATCCACATTCTGTTGCAATGTGGGTTATTTTTTTATTACTTTCTTTTAGCTGTATCATGGATTGGTTAATT is drawn from Vallitalea pronyensis and contains these coding sequences:
- a CDS encoding uroporphyrinogen decarboxylase/cobalamine-independent methonine synthase family protein, producing the protein MLYKLDWEKTQQKFKEYWAKENHDRPLISITAPRDGYKKNLPKAPEKLEERWLDTDYVIKRGRENMAATYYGGEAFPMNWPNLGPDIFGATFGCDIIFEEDTSYAKPIIDNWHDQPLVFDPQNKWWQKMMHMTEAMVADAKGDYFVGITDLHAGADGLVSLRGPENLCLDLYDHLEVVKKALFQLLPVFQKQLDTLYDMTTKNLAGSSNWMGVWHPEKWYVTSSDFICMISEEQFEHFVLPELLEEINWLSERTIFHLDGPGALKHLDRLLEIPNLSGIQWVYGAGQPTAAHWVPILKKIQNAGKLIQVEIVPEDLDVLLEELNPEGVMYFTKPRQTEEEAKAIIKKMENAYKKKLY
- a CDS encoding AraC family transcriptional regulator yields the protein MDKKANIYLKPHPIDAHEEVIINITGYYEHIKNHQITRQGSTCADEAIFIYCLEGAGWLTTDNKTYVVDKGMAIFCDQKAPHAYGSNGLNPWTILWVHFTGPFVDYFSNALHAKAQCTALSIGYHTHIVQYMKQILKLLDTPDEPLKRRTAYSYLKVCLCEVLMHVQENRSKNITANAYVDQSILIMEQYLHHSLSLDELCHAIGLSKYYFSRQFKLATGLPPMTYFNRLKIQKASHLLVTTDDRIQEISAHLGFSNPYYFSETFKQFTGFSPREYKHMHGKKY
- a CDS encoding uroporphyrinogen decarboxylase/cobalamine-independent methonine synthase family protein; this translates as MKVTVHDKAILREVAHKQLEHANSERNIDIHKEWQRHSRFEKGRPMIHLELWTFGHELIPKRLRCETEAGRRLETSLYSQFLNFEVFGDDRVVPDYFPIAWDTYFNLFDMKIGTVHASDGKGSDLGHQFQHVISNLKEDVDKLKPSTFGVHRKETHRYKDFVDDIFGDILPTKMQMGSLDASPTQKLVHMMGMETMLFSMYDYPDLFKEVIDRVADDYIAYFKWMEKEGLLFPTTDKELLCQGSLCYTDDLPHTADKPLRTEDVWGYMDSQETVGISPDMFDTFIFPCYEKISKIFGLLSYGCCEPVHSFWEKDISKLTNLRKVSISPWCDEAYMGAQLKGKKVVYLRKPSPNFLGVNKTLDEGAFRQHIQKTLKAAQGCQLELAQRDVYTIHNSEDKARRYIDIIRDEIEKNWQ